A genomic window from Lotus japonicus ecotype B-129 chromosome 1, LjGifu_v1.2 includes:
- the LOC130737967 gene encoding uncharacterized protein LOC130737967 — MSFPASSDSTPVTVTTPTVITQVAPPALPAKPEFHPALAVSNIRNNIPIMLAMETERYGTWAELFCIHARPHRVLHHIVPTADKPPPPVTDPTYEQWATLDATVLQWIYSTISDDLMSTIMEPGSTAFSAWTRLADLFHDNQNARAVTLEQEFSTVRMEAFPSVAAYCQRLKTLFDQLSDVGAWVTDHRLVLKLISGLTDAYRGVATLIR; from the coding sequence ATGTCTTTTCCAGCCTCATCGGACAGCACCCCCGTGACCGTCACCACTCCTACAGTGATCACCCAGGTGGCTCCTCCTGCCCTGCCGGCCAAGCCTGAGTTTCACCCGGCACTTGCTGTTTCGAACATTAGGAATAATATTCCTATTATGCTTGCCATGGAGACTGAGCGCTATGGCACTTGGGCGGAGCTTTTCTGCATTCATGCTCGTCCCCACCGGGTTCTGCATCACATTGTCCCTACTGCGGACAAGCCTCCTCCGCCAGTCACTGACCCTACTTATGAGCAGTGGGCCACTTTGGATGCCACGGTCCTTCAGTGGATTTATTCCACCATATCTGATGACCTGATGTCTACCATCATGGAGCCTGGCTCCACTGCTTTCTCGGCTTGGACGCGTTTGGCTGATCTCTTTCATGATAATCAGAATGCTCGTGCTGTCACCCTGGAGCAGGAGTTCTCTACTGTTCGCATGGAGGCATTTCCGTCCGTCGCCGCCTACTGTCAGCGTCTGAAGACGCTTTTTGACCAGCTCAGTGATGTCGGTGCTTGGGTGACCGATCATCGTCTGGTTTTGAAGCTTATCTCCGGCCTCACTGATGCTTACAGGGGTGTTGCCACTTTGATTCGCTAG